The following proteins are encoded in a genomic region of Paenibacillus sp. FSL H3-0469:
- a CDS encoding LTA synthase family protein — MSRLLPSKRLLYLLIILLAVGFGLNLFLQAASFRMDVLHALKWVGAYPWLYCTGSLLIFFILLLSSVIVPNAYAGPAVVSALFVLLGIASDQKLATRGEPLFPWDLMLLKNAGEMSKITSGMISPLAIGAAFLLVAGLVLVIIKLPKNRIRLSLRVTLAGISVGLSAWFLVLVTSQSPVIAAMSYQNIFWNQKVNYTQNGFVYAFAGNLRQSLMDKPEGYSREAVEAVAAKYSALPDVQVQAAPEEQPNIMFMMNEAFFDPTRLPGYTLSEDPLKFIHGVAGQTPSGYLLSPEFGGNTANVEFEALTGLSMYFLGDGTIPYQQRLVKMSSLPSIVSILKDRGYEALALHPFDETFYNRNRVYPVLGFDSFTSEKDLPDADRLTPEGYVSDKAAVQEAVRQLQAASGPAFLHLVTMQNHFPFTKGLNGPNTITVEGGLPDQKDELETYVQDTKLTDEAMAYLQQELLKIKRPTIAVFWGDHLPALSAGIYTAAGWDQEPRLKHETKLLVLANFEIGKEPLGTLSPAFLGPAVFRLSGQTLPAFYKLLERVRAEIPGLSKKVLIGPGDTGILKELTPEQQALLADYRLVEYDLLEGEKYAESLMF, encoded by the coding sequence TTGTCACGGTTATTGCCATCGAAGCGTTTATTGTATTTGTTGATTATTTTACTGGCTGTAGGGTTTGGGCTGAATTTATTTTTGCAGGCCGCTTCTTTTCGGATGGATGTGCTTCATGCGCTTAAGTGGGTTGGAGCTTATCCTTGGCTGTATTGTACAGGAAGTCTGTTAATTTTCTTCATCCTGCTCTTAAGCTCAGTGATTGTGCCTAACGCATATGCGGGACCGGCGGTGGTCTCGGCGCTGTTCGTGCTGCTCGGGATTGCCAGTGATCAAAAGCTGGCTACGAGAGGCGAACCGTTATTTCCATGGGATCTGATGCTGCTGAAGAACGCCGGAGAGATGAGTAAAATCACCAGCGGTATGATCTCTCCGCTTGCTATAGGGGCCGCTTTTCTGCTGGTTGCCGGTCTCGTCCTTGTGATTATTAAGCTGCCGAAGAACCGGATCAGATTGTCCCTGCGCGTGACGCTGGCGGGGATCTCTGTAGGGCTCAGCGCATGGTTTCTTGTGCTGGTCACCAGCCAATCTCCCGTGATTGCAGCAATGAGCTATCAGAACATCTTCTGGAATCAGAAGGTGAATTATACGCAGAACGGGTTCGTGTATGCCTTCGCCGGAAATCTGCGGCAGAGCCTGATGGACAAGCCGGAAGGCTACAGCCGTGAAGCCGTTGAAGCGGTGGCTGCCAAGTATTCGGCATTGCCGGATGTGCAGGTGCAGGCCGCGCCGGAGGAACAGCCGAATATTATGTTTATGATGAATGAGGCGTTCTTCGACCCTACGCGCCTGCCTGGGTATACATTAAGCGAAGATCCGCTGAAGTTCATCCATGGGGTGGCGGGCCAGACGCCGTCCGGTTATTTGCTGTCCCCGGAATTCGGCGGCAATACGGCTAATGTGGAGTTCGAGGCCCTGACCGGGCTGTCGATGTATTTTCTGGGGGATGGAACCATTCCTTATCAACAGCGCCTCGTCAAAATGTCCTCTCTGCCGTCGATTGTCAGTATTCTGAAGGACAGAGGGTATGAGGCTCTTGCGCTGCATCCGTTCGATGAGACCTTCTATAACCGGAACCGTGTCTATCCGGTGCTGGGGTTCGACAGCTTCACGAGTGAGAAGGATCTGCCGGATGCTGACCGCCTGACTCCCGAGGGGTATGTCTCGGATAAGGCGGCCGTTCAGGAGGCGGTCCGGCAGCTTCAAGCGGCTTCGGGCCCGGCATTCCTGCATCTGGTGACGATGCAGAATCATTTTCCCTTCACCAAAGGCCTGAACGGACCGAACACGATCACCGTAGAGGGCGGCCTCCCGGATCAGAAGGATGAGCTGGAGACTTATGTACAGGACACCAAGCTGACAGACGAGGCCATGGCTTATCTCCAGCAGGAGCTGCTGAAGATCAAGCGGCCCACTATTGCGGTGTTCTGGGGAGATCATCTGCCTGCGCTCAGCGCCGGGATCTATACCGCAGCCGGCTGGGATCAGGAGCCAAGGTTGAAGCATGAGACGAAGCTGTTGGTACTCGCAAACTTTGAGATCGGGAAGGAGCCGCTCGGGACGCTCAGCCCGGCTTTTCTCGGCCCTGCGGTCTTCCGGTTATCCGGACAGACTTTGCCGGCTTTTTACAAGCTGCTTGAGCGGGTACGGGCGGAAATTCCCGGACTCAGCAAGAAGGTGCTAATCGGTCCGGGCGATACGGGAATCCTGAAGGAGCTAACCCCGGAGCAACAGGCGCTGCTGGCTGACTACCGTCTAGTTGAATACGACCTGCTGGAAGGGGAGAAATACGCGGAGTCTCTGATGTTCTGA
- a CDS encoding ABC transporter ATP-binding protein, which yields MLKLDNVCKLFNPGSPDEKVALLGIDLELKAGDFVTIIGSNGAGKSTLMNIISGVMKPDLGEARIEGSSISHLAEYQRARWIGRVFQDPMAGTAPHMTIEENLAMAYKRGKSRGLSLGVNAHKRTLFREQLSRLGIGLEDRLPAKVGLLSGGERQALSLLMATFTQPQILLLDEHTAALDPSRAELITTLTESIVREMKLTTLMVTHNMDQAIRLGNRLIMMDKGSIILDFDEMRKKDLTVERLLGEFEAISGHKLADDRMMLG from the coding sequence ATGTTGAAGCTTGATAATGTGTGTAAGCTGTTCAATCCCGGTTCGCCGGATGAGAAGGTTGCACTGCTGGGAATCGATCTTGAACTGAAAGCCGGGGATTTCGTCACGATTATCGGCAGTAACGGTGCCGGCAAATCTACACTGATGAACATTATCTCAGGCGTGATGAAGCCCGATCTGGGGGAAGCGCGCATTGAGGGCAGCTCAATCAGCCATCTGGCGGAATACCAGCGCGCACGCTGGATCGGCCGGGTCTTCCAGGACCCGATGGCCGGGACTGCGCCGCATATGACGATTGAGGAGAACCTGGCTATGGCCTACAAGCGGGGCAAGTCCCGCGGGCTGTCCTTGGGTGTCAATGCGCACAAACGAACGCTATTCCGTGAACAGCTTAGCCGCCTGGGCATCGGCCTGGAGGACCGGCTGCCGGCCAAGGTGGGGCTGCTCTCAGGAGGCGAGCGGCAGGCGCTGAGCCTGCTGATGGCGACCTTCACCCAGCCGCAGATTCTGCTGCTGGATGAGCATACAGCTGCGCTTGACCCATCGCGCGCGGAGCTAATCACCACCCTTACGGAATCCATTGTCCGTGAGATGAAGCTGACTACGCTGATGGTTACCCATAATATGGATCAGGCGATCCGGCTGGGCAACCGGCTCATCATGATGGATAAAGGCTCGATCATCCTTGATTTCGATGAGATGCGCAAAAAGGATCTGACGGTAGAGCGTCTGCTTGGCGAATTCGAAGCGATCAGCGGCCATAAGCTGGCTGACGACCGGATGATGCTGGGCTGA
- a CDS encoding WYL domain-containing protein has protein sequence MSHIHRIQWFDQQIRQLAYPNSRKLAEQFEISGRQAQRDIEYLTESLRAPLRYVAKQRGYIYEDNSFVLPHLYITDEEQRVLKYLAYRYSHYDYENAQSIRKVGSLLERFTEQPLTDRELKLPVFEVNAHHIQMIEMLEQAIRARRVVHVLYRNGQDTPQELYLCPQQLSRRVEEDYLVAAVEGDGRSEYFSLSGIRQLTLTGRVFAAGEDGPAATAEQTRPLKPFTARIRMNGVPQDSSWGGYQLRAAADEVYEVDFYDTSAFIAQLLQAEWNALLSPKWLKDKLRSICEAAVRRLDEQENEQ, from the coding sequence ATGAGCCATATCCACCGGATCCAGTGGTTTGACCAGCAGATTCGCCAGCTTGCTTATCCGAACAGCAGGAAGCTGGCGGAGCAGTTCGAAATTTCAGGGCGCCAGGCGCAGCGGGATATTGAATACCTGACAGAATCCCTCCGGGCTCCGCTCCGGTATGTGGCGAAGCAGCGCGGATATATATATGAGGACAACAGCTTCGTGCTGCCTCATCTGTACATTACGGACGAGGAGCAGCGGGTGCTTAAATATCTGGCTTACCGGTATAGCCATTATGATTATGAGAATGCCCAGAGTATCCGCAAGGTCGGGAGTCTGCTGGAGCGGTTCACCGAACAGCCTCTTACGGATAGGGAGCTTAAGCTGCCCGTCTTTGAAGTGAATGCCCACCATATACAGATGATAGAGATGCTGGAGCAGGCGATCCGGGCCCGCAGGGTGGTCCATGTTCTCTACCGGAACGGGCAGGACACTCCGCAGGAGTTGTATCTCTGCCCCCAGCAGCTAAGCCGGCGGGTAGAGGAAGATTATCTGGTGGCAGCTGTGGAGGGCGACGGACGGAGTGAGTATTTCAGCCTGTCCGGCATCCGCCAGCTAACGTTGACTGGCAGGGTTTTTGCAGCCGGAGAAGACGGTCCGGCGGCAACGGCAGAGCAGACCAGACCCTTGAAACCATTCACGGCAAGAATCCGTATGAACGGAGTGCCTCAGGATAGCTCATGGGGTGGTTATCAGCTCCGCGCCGCCGCTGATGAGGTCTATGAGGTTGATTTTTATGATACCAGCGCGTTTATTGCTCAGTTGCTCCAGGCCGAGTGGAATGCCCTCTTGTCCCCCAAATGGCTGAAGGACAAGCTCCGCAGCATCTGCGAAGCAGCAGTGAGACGGCTGGATGAACAGGAGAATGAACAGTGA
- a CDS encoding ABC transporter permease, protein MYNSLIGALEMGLLYAFMALGVYITFRILDFPDLTVDGSFTTGGAIAAVMINSGYSPLLATLCALLGGMAAGMCTGLLHTKGKINGLLSGILMMIALYSINLRILDKPNVSLMGEDTLFSSMNPLLVMPFIVVLVKILMDLFLRTDLGLALRATGDNSRMIRSFGVNTDSTTILGISLSNGLVALSGALIAQYSSFADASMGIGMIVIGLASVIIGEAIFGAKNVFRATLAVLLGSIVYRIVVALALRVSWLKASDLKLITAIIVIIALVFPSVQRYVKQKSTARRRTAELAELAQRSKQRGGAANVEA, encoded by the coding sequence ATGTATAATTCATTAATCGGGGCTCTGGAAATGGGCCTGCTCTACGCATTCATGGCGCTTGGGGTGTATATTACCTTCCGTATTCTGGATTTCCCCGATCTGACGGTGGACGGAAGCTTCACAACCGGCGGCGCGATTGCCGCAGTGATGATCAATAGTGGTTATTCTCCGTTATTGGCTACCCTGTGTGCGTTGCTCGGCGGAATGGCGGCAGGAATGTGTACCGGTCTGCTTCATACCAAAGGTAAAATCAACGGGCTGCTGTCCGGGATTCTGATGATGATTGCCTTGTATTCGATCAATCTGCGGATTCTGGATAAGCCGAATGTCTCCCTCATGGGGGAGGATACGTTATTCAGCTCCATGAATCCTCTGCTGGTCATGCCTTTTATCGTTGTGCTGGTCAAAATCCTGATGGATCTGTTCCTGCGCACCGATCTGGGACTGGCCCTGCGGGCCACCGGCGACAACTCGCGGATGATCCGCAGCTTCGGGGTCAACACGGATTCAACAACCATTCTAGGGATCAGCCTGTCGAACGGGCTGGTGGCGCTCTCGGGCGCACTGATCGCCCAGTATTCTTCCTTCGCCGATGCCTCAATGGGGATCGGGATGATTGTGATCGGACTCGCGTCGGTAATTATCGGTGAGGCAATCTTTGGTGCGAAGAACGTTTTCCGGGCGACACTGGCTGTGCTGCTCGGCTCAATCGTGTACCGGATCGTTGTCGCTCTGGCCCTCCGGGTATCTTGGCTCAAGGCTTCCGACCTCAAGCTGATCACTGCAATTATCGTCATTATTGCCCTAGTCTTCCCGTCGGTTCAGCGGTATGTGAAGCAGAAGAGCACGGCCCGCAGACGGACTGCAGAGCTTGCTGAGCTGGCTCAACGCAGCAAGCAGAGAGGAGGGGCCGCTAATGTTGAAGCTTGA
- a CDS encoding NlpC/P60 family protein, translating to MPIINLRTSKILLSSAILVTAITGTTACSYTSKDSTPKVNSLTPTGTFAGSYYEKNSFTDKEGKYWIPLKPAVASIGFRMKDDTASGGYTKLGYSDVMYMLRPDSSQVFSLGQKITLPDVPVRREGQIYITPTALSKLLQTEVGWNPVTGEINIATPSDRESTEGSGKVEAAKPLRIQSVSSVDTGELVSYAKKFLGVPYDFGAGPYEETKRFDCSSFTRHVFQKFGVDLPRLAKDQDNIGRRVSRSSLEPGDLIFFTVPGRFESDAVPGHVGIYIGGGNFIHTWGDPGVQISELDSGYWSNVILHMQRVL from the coding sequence ATGCCAATAATCAATCTGCGTACAAGCAAAATTTTATTGTCCTCCGCTATCCTAGTTACCGCCATTACGGGAACAACCGCCTGCAGCTACACCAGCAAGGACAGCACTCCCAAGGTTAACTCGCTGACCCCAACCGGAACATTTGCGGGCAGCTATTATGAGAAGAATTCTTTTACCGACAAGGAAGGCAAGTACTGGATTCCGCTCAAACCGGCTGTCGCCTCCATCGGCTTCCGGATGAAGGATGACACGGCAAGCGGCGGCTATACCAAGCTCGGCTATAGTGATGTCATGTATATGCTGCGGCCGGATTCCAGCCAGGTGTTCTCATTGGGCCAGAAAATCACCCTTCCCGATGTCCCCGTCCGCCGTGAAGGTCAAATCTATATCACCCCCACCGCCTTGTCCAAGCTGCTGCAGACCGAGGTCGGCTGGAATCCTGTTACTGGCGAGATCAATATCGCGACTCCTTCCGACAGGGAGAGTACAGAGGGCTCCGGCAAGGTGGAGGCTGCGAAGCCGCTGCGGATTCAGAGTGTATCGAGCGTGGACACGGGAGAGCTGGTCTCCTATGCCAAAAAGTTTCTCGGTGTACCTTACGATTTCGGCGCTGGCCCCTATGAAGAGACCAAGCGCTTCGACTGCTCGTCCTTTACACGCCATGTCTTTCAGAAATTCGGGGTGGATCTGCCTCGTCTGGCCAAAGATCAGGACAACATCGGCAGACGGGTGTCGCGCAGCTCGCTGGAGCCCGGCGATCTGATCTTCTTCACCGTACCCGGACGTTTCGAGAGCGACGCGGTTCCCGGTCACGTCGGTATCTACATCGGCGGAGGGAATTTCATTCACACCTGGGGTGACCCCGGCGTACAGATCAGTGAGCTGGACAGCGGATACTGGAGCAATGTAATTCTGCACATGCAGCGCGTGCTCTAG
- a CDS encoding MgtC/SapB family protein, with product MDLLHTESIIKLLVAMLFGLFIGIDRQLKQKPLGIRTSMVISIASCLVTLVSIHAYDKFGGPEHPSMDPMRLAAQIVSGIGFLGAGVILRRGGDAISGLTSAALIWTASGIGIAVGAGFFVEAGYAVILLMFAVNAVPLLIKAIGPEVLNKHEISIKIIMEPNYILTDVIQKIEQRNVITDQRKTRKTGRTIRRMKIKDLEDGRQMIDMVVSAPDKDYATEIYYDVKKIEHVMSVEVEQL from the coding sequence ATGGACCTGCTGCATACGGAATCAATCATTAAGCTGCTGGTGGCCATGCTGTTCGGGCTGTTCATCGGCATTGACCGCCAATTGAAACAGAAACCGCTGGGAATCCGGACCAGTATGGTCATCAGTATCGCCAGCTGTCTGGTTACCCTGGTATCTATTCATGCGTATGACAAATTCGGCGGACCGGAGCATCCGAGCATGGACCCTATGCGTCTGGCGGCGCAGATCGTCAGCGGTATCGGTTTTTTGGGAGCGGGTGTTATTCTGCGCAGAGGCGGAGATGCCATCTCCGGGCTGACCTCGGCAGCGCTGATCTGGACGGCATCCGGTATCGGGATTGCGGTCGGCGCGGGCTTTTTTGTAGAGGCGGGTTATGCGGTTATACTGCTTATGTTCGCGGTTAACGCTGTGCCTCTGCTTATCAAAGCCATCGGACCTGAAGTGCTGAACAAGCACGAGATCTCCATCAAAATCATTATGGAACCGAACTATATCCTGACGGATGTGATCCAGAAGATTGAGCAGCGTAATGTTATTACCGACCAGCGCAAAACACGCAAAACCGGCCGGACCATCCGGCGGATGAAGATCAAGGATCTTGAGGATGGCAGGCAGATGATCGACATGGTCGTTTCTGCGCCAGACAAGGATTATGCTACAGAAATCTATTATGATGTCAAAAAAATCGAGCATGTCATGAGTGTCGAAGTAGAACAGCTGTAA
- a CDS encoding DUF2500 domain-containing protein yields MLKLILLLIAGFVAYTIWRGLKTWMTNQTSPLQSKVVTAVAKRTEVWGGRGHMGTHTSYYVTFEFYNGSRREFEVKPKAYAMIVEGDRGELSYQGSRFKGFVRSDSAINARK; encoded by the coding sequence TTGTTAAAGCTCATTCTGCTGCTGATCGCAGGCTTTGTTGCATATACGATTTGGAGAGGGCTCAAGACTTGGATGACCAACCAGACCAGCCCTCTGCAATCAAAGGTAGTCACGGCAGTAGCCAAACGGACAGAGGTCTGGGGCGGAAGAGGCCATATGGGAACCCACACGAGTTATTATGTGACCTTTGAATTCTATAATGGCAGCCGCAGAGAGTTTGAAGTGAAGCCTAAGGCGTATGCCATGATTGTGGAGGGGGACCGGGGGGAGCTGTCATATCAGGGCAGCCGGTTCAAAGGATTCGTGCGTTCGGATTCAGCAATAAATGCAAGGAAGTGA
- a CDS encoding YitT family protein — protein sequence MKVRYRNAAPLRYSKTLRLLSIVGGGLLAAVGLELFLMPHKLLPGGIAGLSALLSHVTEMRLGLFLFLFNLPFILMSRRQINLRFALYTMLGLICLTAGSLALHHFPAAISEPLPAAIAGGLCLGFGLGISVRFGGLTAGSEKQSVRLLNGGPPKSAEMPIMLFNMLILLYGGSLFGWDQAMYSIIAYLLAFEALRFSLRDLSLTQAVFITSSKCEEIRRKLQQSLDREVKLVKSTGPQGEPGTVFCLASRLEEEQLASIVHDCDQDSKIVINAARNNRISALFRNKPPG from the coding sequence ATGAAAGTCAGATATAGAAACGCTGCACCCTTACGTTATTCTAAGACCTTGCGTCTGCTGTCCATTGTAGGCGGAGGATTACTTGCTGCCGTTGGTCTGGAGCTGTTCCTGATGCCGCATAAGCTGCTTCCGGGCGGCATTGCCGGACTATCCGCCCTGCTGTCCCATGTGACTGAAATGCGGCTTGGATTATTCCTGTTCCTGTTCAACCTTCCATTTATTCTGATGTCGCGCAGGCAGATAAATCTCCGCTTTGCCTTGTATACGATGCTTGGCCTGATCTGTCTGACAGCAGGGTCTCTGGCACTGCACCATTTCCCGGCGGCAATCAGCGAGCCGCTGCCTGCGGCCATTGCCGGGGGTCTATGCCTCGGGTTCGGCCTGGGCATCTCTGTACGCTTCGGCGGGCTGACCGCAGGAAGCGAGAAGCAGAGCGTACGGCTGCTGAACGGAGGACCGCCCAAATCGGCTGAGATGCCGATTATGCTGTTCAACATGCTCATCCTGCTCTACGGCGGATCATTATTCGGCTGGGATCAGGCGATGTATAGTATCATCGCGTACCTGCTCGCCTTTGAAGCGCTGAGGTTCTCCTTAAGAGATCTTTCACTTACGCAGGCGGTGTTCATTACCAGCAGCAAATGCGAGGAGATTCGGCGCAAGCTCCAGCAGTCGCTGGACCGCGAGGTGAAGCTCGTAAAATCCACAGGACCGCAGGGAGAGCCAGGGACAGTATTCTGTCTGGCCAGCAGGCTGGAGGAAGAGCAGCTTGCCTCTATCGTGCATGACTGTGATCAGGACAGCAAGATTGTGATTAATGCCGCGCGGAACAACCGGATCTCAGCGCTTTTCCGTAATAAGCCGCCGGGCTAA
- a CDS encoding SDR family NAD(P)-dependent oxidoreductase: MTAKKLEGKVAIVTGGGSGIGRASVLEFARSGAKVALLDRTVENAEKVAARIKQEGGEAEVFECDIADPQQVEHAVNQVVEKWGQLDVVFANAGINGAMTPIETMDIESWDQTIQINLRGTFATVKYAIPHLKEKGGSILINSSINGNRVFSNVGFSAYSTTKAGQVAFMKMAALELAQYKIRVNAICPGAITTNIDDNTYPSDDLKEVQIEVEFPDGGQPLEKGPGRPDQVAKLALFLASEDSDHITGTEIYCDGAESLLHG; encoded by the coding sequence ATGACTGCGAAGAAACTGGAAGGCAAGGTTGCGATTGTTACAGGAGGCGGCTCGGGTATCGGCCGGGCATCTGTGCTGGAGTTCGCCAGAAGCGGGGCCAAGGTGGCACTTCTGGACCGGACGGTGGAGAATGCGGAGAAGGTGGCCGCTAGAATCAAGCAGGAGGGCGGAGAAGCCGAAGTGTTTGAATGTGATATTGCTGATCCGCAGCAGGTGGAGCATGCCGTGAACCAGGTAGTGGAGAAGTGGGGACAGCTGGATGTGGTCTTCGCCAATGCCGGGATCAACGGCGCCATGACACCGATTGAGACGATGGACATCGAGTCCTGGGATCAGACGATTCAGATTAATCTGCGTGGCACCTTCGCCACCGTCAAATATGCGATTCCTCATCTCAAGGAGAAGGGCGGCAGCATTCTGATCAACAGCTCGATCAACGGCAACCGGGTATTCTCCAATGTCGGGTTCTCTGCTTATAGTACGACCAAGGCAGGTCAGGTAGCTTTTATGAAGATGGCTGCGCTTGAGCTGGCCCAGTACAAGATTCGTGTAAACGCTATCTGTCCGGGAGCTATTACCACGAATATAGATGATAATACCTATCCTTCGGACGATCTCAAGGAAGTGCAGATTGAAGTGGAGTTCCCCGATGGCGGACAGCCGCTGGAGAAAGGGCCTGGACGTCCGGATCAGGTGGCCAAGCTTGCGCTGTTCCTGGCTTCTGAGGATTCGGATCATATCACCGGTACGGAAATCTACTGTGACGGAGCAGAATCGCTTCTGCACGGCTAA
- a CDS encoding aldose 1-epimerase, giving the protein MTSISAFEGHYEGEAAVWLKAGRYEAAILPGIGGNLICFRDTESGYRFLHEPGAEEMEAFKANPGIHGIPVLFPPNRYEDGEFPWNGQTYHLPVNEAKTGNHLHGFLHTDAWEVEEFGTGTSESFVTVAIKVDEKHPSYQYLPFKYTVKLRYTLGEGGLSQQLLVHNDGDVLMPCLLAFHTAINAPFAPGSSAQDYRVKLTIGERWELNERMLPTGKFQELTADEVALRGEGLYPFYASMDNHYTAAAQNGRNRMELTDRKAGVTLVYDVGTSYKQWMIWNNGATEGFFCPEPQINLVNAPKVDLPADDIGLFGLAPGEYWEESSRIYVK; this is encoded by the coding sequence ATGACATCGATTTCAGCATTTGAAGGACACTATGAGGGCGAAGCTGCTGTCTGGCTGAAGGCTGGCCGTTATGAAGCGGCTATACTGCCAGGCATCGGCGGGAATCTGATCTGCTTCCGTGATACTGAGAGCGGTTACCGTTTCTTGCATGAGCCTGGCGCGGAGGAGATGGAAGCATTCAAGGCGAACCCGGGCATTCACGGCATTCCTGTGCTATTTCCGCCGAACCGCTATGAGGATGGAGAGTTCCCTTGGAACGGACAGACCTACCATCTGCCAGTCAATGAAGCTAAGACCGGCAATCATCTGCACGGCTTCCTACATACAGATGCATGGGAGGTAGAGGAATTCGGCACCGGCACAAGCGAAAGCTTCGTCACTGTAGCTATTAAGGTGGATGAGAAGCATCCGTCCTATCAGTATCTGCCATTTAAATACACGGTGAAGCTACGCTACACGCTCGGTGAAGGCGGCCTGTCCCAGCAGCTGCTGGTTCACAATGACGGCGATGTGCTGATGCCTTGCCTGCTGGCGTTCCATACCGCTATCAATGCTCCGTTCGCACCAGGCAGCAGCGCGCAGGATTACCGTGTTAAGCTGACGATTGGCGAACGTTGGGAGCTTAATGAGCGGATGCTGCCAACCGGCAAATTCCAGGAGCTGACCGCCGATGAAGTGGCTCTGCGCGGCGAAGGATTGTATCCGTTCTACGCTTCGATGGACAACCACTACACCGCAGCTGCCCAGAATGGCCGCAACCGGATGGAGCTTACCGACCGCAAAGCCGGAGTTACGCTGGTGTATGATGTGGGAACCTCGTATAAGCAATGGATGATCTGGAACAATGGCGCGACTGAGGGCTTCTTCTGCCCTGAACCGCAGATCAACCTGGTCAATGCCCCGAAGGTGGATCTGCCTGCTGATGACATCGGCTTGTTCGGGCTTGCGCCTGGGGAGTATTGGGAGGAGAGCAGCCGGATATACGTGAAGTAG
- a CDS encoding ABC transporter substrate-binding protein encodes MKTKKIWMGLSMALMLVAAGCGNNNAAVKNDAGTGNAPAAATEAPASNAGSGDAKSYKIAISQYVEHPSLDATREGFLAALKDAGIVEGENLKVDLQNAQADQANNLSIAQKIAGDKNDLVLGIATPSAQAVVQKVKDTPILFAAVTDPLDAKIVSDLEHPGGNVSGASDTNPESITRLMNFIATQFPKVKKLGLVINEGEPNAVVMADIAKGELDKHGIELVKAAITNTSEVKQAADSLVGRVDALYITLDNSVVSGVDTIIQTANDNKLPFFSADRDTVEKGAFATVGFKYYDHGYQVGQMAVEVLKNGKSPGDMKVTMQEKLDLVLNLKAAAAQGIEVTDAMKAEVADPGNNIIQ; translated from the coding sequence ATGAAAACAAAGAAGATTTGGATGGGGCTAAGTATGGCCTTGATGCTCGTAGCTGCCGGTTGCGGAAACAATAATGCAGCAGTGAAGAATGACGCGGGCACCGGGAATGCCCCGGCCGCAGCGACGGAAGCTCCAGCCTCGAATGCAGGCTCAGGCGATGCCAAGTCCTATAAGATTGCCATCTCGCAATATGTGGAGCATCCGTCACTGGATGCCACCCGCGAAGGATTCCTTGCTGCGCTGAAGGATGCAGGGATTGTTGAAGGGGAGAATTTGAAGGTGGATCTTCAGAACGCTCAGGCCGATCAGGCCAACAACCTGTCCATTGCCCAGAAAATTGCCGGCGACAAGAATGATCTGGTGCTGGGAATTGCAACACCTTCAGCTCAGGCAGTGGTTCAAAAAGTCAAGGACACTCCGATTCTGTTCGCTGCGGTAACCGACCCTCTGGATGCCAAGATTGTCAGTGATCTGGAGCATCCCGGAGGTAATGTATCGGGCGCATCGGATACCAATCCGGAGTCGATTACCCGCCTGATGAACTTCATTGCGACGCAGTTCCCCAAGGTGAAGAAGCTGGGCCTGGTCATTAATGAAGGAGAGCCGAATGCTGTAGTTATGGCGGATATCGCCAAAGGTGAGCTGGACAAGCACGGGATCGAGCTGGTGAAGGCGGCGATTACCAATACTTCGGAAGTGAAGCAGGCTGCGGATTCCCTTGTAGGGCGCGTAGATGCGCTGTACATTACGCTCGATAACTCCGTTGTCAGCGGCGTAGATACGATTATCCAGACGGCTAACGACAATAAGCTTCCGTTCTTCTCGGCTGACCGTGATACGGTAGAGAAGGGGGCTTTTGCTACGGTAGGCTTCAAATACTATGATCATGGCTATCAGGTCGGCCAAATGGCGGTAGAAGTGCTTAAGAACGGAAAAAGTCCCGGTGATATGAAGGTGACGATGCAGGAGAAGCTGGACTTGGTCCTTAATCTCAAGGCGGCGGCAGCACAGGGAATTGAAGTAACGGATGCTATGAAGGCTGAAGTGGCTGATCCGGGCAATAATATTATTCAATAA